In the genome of Rhizobium etli 8C-3, one region contains:
- a CDS encoding mannose-1-phosphate guanylyltransferase/mannose-6-phosphate isomerase: MMQKIVPVIMAGGKGTRLWPLSRAAAPKQFIQFIGDKTLFQETLARVSDPALYEAPIVLTNEEFRFLVAEQARELGHTLKAILLEPVARNTAPAVAAAATLVADLFGKDVIMHVLGSDYEIVADQSYFDSVRTARETAASGKLVTFGIQPREPATGYGYIEGGENLSTGAQTVMRFIEKPPLDKAKDMVAAGGFYWNSGMFMFQVGALLAEMRNYAPDVVAAAGDAVARASRDLDFTRLDAQSFAKAPSISIDYAIMEKTANAAVVPSPFKWSDLGSWDSVWKTGTRDPNGNVSTANTTLVNSRNSLVMSHGVHLAVQGMDDVAVIASEDAVYVGKLQDSQSVGDLVKTLAAFPATFKLTETHPTSYRPWGGYTSIFNGDRFQVKRIFVTPGKKLSLQKHHHRSEHWIVVKGTAEVTIGENVQMLRENESVYIPLGEVHRLSNPGKILLELIEVQTGSYLGEDDIIRIVDEFGRS; encoded by the coding sequence ATGATGCAAAAAATCGTTCCCGTGATCATGGCAGGAGGCAAGGGTACGCGGCTCTGGCCGTTGTCGCGCGCTGCAGCCCCCAAGCAGTTCATTCAGTTCATCGGCGACAAGACGCTGTTTCAGGAAACGCTCGCCCGCGTTTCCGATCCGGCCCTTTACGAAGCACCGATTGTGCTGACCAATGAGGAATTCCGCTTTCTCGTGGCCGAACAGGCCCGCGAACTCGGTCATACGCTAAAGGCAATCCTGCTGGAGCCGGTTGCCCGCAACACCGCACCCGCCGTTGCCGCCGCTGCCACCCTCGTCGCCGACCTTTTCGGCAAGGACGTGATCATGCACGTCCTTGGCTCGGACTATGAGATCGTCGCCGACCAAAGCTATTTCGACAGCGTCCGCACCGCGCGCGAAACGGCCGCCAGCGGCAAGCTCGTCACCTTCGGCATCCAGCCGAGGGAACCGGCAACCGGCTACGGCTATATCGAAGGCGGCGAGAACCTTTCGACAGGCGCACAGACCGTGATGCGCTTCATCGAAAAGCCGCCTTTGGACAAGGCAAAGGATATGGTGGCTGCCGGCGGCTTCTACTGGAATTCCGGCATGTTCATGTTCCAGGTGGGAGCGCTTCTTGCGGAAATGCGCAACTATGCGCCCGATGTCGTCGCCGCTGCCGGTGACGCCGTCGCAAGGGCCTCGCGCGATCTCGACTTCACCCGTCTGGACGCCCAATCCTTTGCCAAGGCTCCCAGCATCTCGATCGACTATGCGATCATGGAAAAGACGGCCAATGCCGCAGTCGTGCCCTCGCCCTTCAAATGGTCGGATCTCGGCAGCTGGGATTCGGTCTGGAAAACCGGGACGCGCGACCCGAACGGCAACGTCTCCACCGCCAACACGACGCTTGTCAACAGCCGCAACTCGCTGGTGATGAGCCACGGCGTGCATCTTGCCGTCCAGGGGATGGACGATGTCGCGGTGATCGCCAGTGAGGATGCGGTCTACGTCGGCAAGCTGCAGGACAGCCAGAGCGTCGGCGATCTCGTCAAGACGCTCGCAGCCTTTCCCGCGACCTTCAAGCTGACGGAGACCCATCCGACCTCGTACCGGCCGTGGGGCGGCTATACCTCGATCTTCAACGGCGACCGTTTCCAGGTGAAGCGCATCTTCGTCACACCCGGCAAGAAGCTCTCGCTGCAGAAGCATCACCACCGCTCGGAGCATTGGATCGTCGTCAAGGGCACGGCCGAGGTGACGATCGGCGAGAATGTGCAGATGCTGCGGGAAAACGAGTCCGTCTATATCCCGCTCGGCGAGGTGCACCGCCTTTCAAACCCGGGCAAGATCTTGCTCGAACTGATCGAAGTGCAGACCGGCTCCTACCTCGGCGAGGACGATATCATCCGCATCGTCGACGAGTTCGGGCGCAGCTGA
- a CDS encoding UDP-glucose dehydrogenase family protein, with translation MRIVMIGSGYVGLVSGACLADFGHHITCVDKSEAKIDALERGEVPIFEPGLDAIIEHNRSAGRLDFSKDLAAPVADADVVFIAVGTPSRRGDGHADLSYVYAAAREIAAAVSGFTVVVTKSTVPVGTGDEIERIFREEFPGKDIAVVSNPEFLREGAAITDFKRPDRIVIGTEDPRATEVMREVYRPLYLNEAPLYFCERRTSELIKYAANAFLAMKITFINEIADLCEQIGADVQKVAKGIGMDKRIGDKFLHAGPGYGGSCFPKDTLALVKTAQDYDSPMRLIETTVAINDNRKRAMGRKVIAACGGSVRGKKVAVLGLTFKPNTDDMRDAPSITIIQALLDGGATVCAYDPEGMEAAKEMLAPVTYGNDPYEIAEGADAIVLVTEWDEFRALDFKRLKTTMKNPVVVDLRNIYPVAEITRHGFSHFAVGKKTE, from the coding sequence ATGCGCATTGTCATGATTGGTTCTGGCTACGTCGGTCTCGTCTCGGGCGCCTGCCTTGCGGATTTCGGCCACCACATTACCTGCGTCGACAAGTCCGAAGCCAAGATCGACGCCCTTGAGCGCGGCGAAGTGCCGATCTTCGAGCCTGGCCTCGATGCCATCATCGAGCACAACCGCAGCGCCGGGCGCCTGGATTTCTCCAAGGATCTCGCTGCACCGGTCGCAGACGCCGATGTCGTCTTCATTGCGGTCGGCACGCCGTCGCGCCGCGGCGACGGCCATGCCGACCTGAGCTATGTTTATGCCGCCGCGCGCGAGATCGCCGCAGCCGTCAGCGGCTTCACGGTGGTCGTCACGAAGTCCACCGTTCCCGTCGGCACCGGCGACGAGATCGAGCGCATCTTCCGCGAAGAGTTCCCCGGCAAGGACATCGCCGTCGTCTCCAACCCGGAATTCCTGCGCGAAGGTGCTGCCATCACCGACTTCAAGCGTCCCGACCGCATCGTCATCGGCACCGAAGACCCGCGCGCGACGGAGGTCATGCGCGAAGTCTACCGGCCGCTCTACCTCAACGAGGCACCGCTTTATTTCTGCGAGCGCCGCACGTCGGAATTGATCAAGTACGCCGCGAATGCCTTCCTTGCCATGAAGATTACCTTCATCAACGAGATCGCCGACCTTTGCGAGCAGATCGGTGCGGATGTGCAGAAGGTTGCCAAGGGCATCGGCATGGACAAGCGCATCGGCGACAAGTTCCTGCATGCAGGCCCCGGCTACGGCGGATCGTGCTTTCCGAAAGATACGCTGGCGCTCGTCAAGACCGCGCAGGACTATGACAGCCCGATGCGCCTCATTGAAACGACGGTTGCCATCAACGACAACCGCAAGCGCGCCATGGGCCGCAAGGTGATCGCCGCCTGCGGCGGCAGCGTGCGCGGCAAGAAGGTCGCCGTCCTCGGCCTGACCTTCAAGCCGAACACCGACGACATGCGCGATGCGCCCTCGATCACCATCATCCAGGCCTTGCTCGACGGCGGCGCCACGGTTTGCGCCTATGACCCGGAAGGCATGGAAGCGGCCAAGGAAATGCTTGCGCCGGTGACATACGGCAACGACCCTTACGAGATTGCCGAAGGCGCCGATGCCATCGTGCTCGTTACCGAATGGGACGAGTTCCGCGCGCTCGACTTCAAGCGCCTGAAGACCACGATGAAGAACCCGGTCGTCGTCGACCTGCGCAATATCTATCCCGTCGCCGAAATCACGCGCCACGGCTTCAGCCACTTTGCCGTCGGCAAGAAGACCGAGTAG
- a CDS encoding NAD-dependent epimerase/dehydratase family protein has product MHYFITGTAGFIGFHLARRLLQDGHRVTGFDGLTPYYNVKLKHMRHAALAQFPAFKPAIAMLEDQKALEDAAGKAKPDILIHLAAQAGVRYSLENPRAYLSSNVEGSWNILEIAERHKVQHLMLASTSSIYGANPSVPFHETDRADEPLTVYAATKKSMELMAHSHAHLHKLPTTAFRFFTVYGPWGRPDMALFKFVKSMLENQPIEIYGEGKMSRDFTYIDDLVEAIVRLSAIIPSEENRIADDRIETLSRQAPFRVVNIGGGQPVSLMDFVETVEQALGKPAQRKMLPMQKGDVPRTFASPDLLAALTGYKPDTKLETGVSAFVEWYLEARRELEP; this is encoded by the coding sequence ATGCACTACTTCATAACAGGCACCGCAGGCTTCATCGGCTTTCATCTCGCGCGGCGCTTGTTGCAGGATGGGCATCGGGTTACCGGTTTCGACGGCCTGACGCCCTATTACAACGTCAAGCTCAAGCATATGCGGCACGCGGCCCTGGCGCAGTTTCCGGCCTTCAAGCCGGCGATCGCCATGCTTGAAGATCAAAAGGCGCTAGAAGATGCCGCCGGCAAGGCAAAGCCGGACATCCTGATCCATCTGGCGGCCCAGGCCGGCGTCCGCTACAGTCTTGAAAACCCGCGCGCCTATCTGAGCTCGAACGTCGAAGGCTCGTGGAACATTCTGGAAATTGCCGAGCGCCACAAGGTGCAGCATCTGATGCTGGCCTCGACCTCCTCGATCTATGGCGCCAACCCCTCCGTTCCCTTCCATGAGACTGACAGGGCCGACGAGCCCCTGACGGTCTATGCCGCGACAAAGAAGTCGATGGAGCTGATGGCGCACAGCCATGCGCATCTCCACAAGCTGCCGACCACCGCCTTCCGCTTCTTCACCGTCTACGGACCCTGGGGCCGCCCGGACATGGCGCTCTTCAAGTTCGTAAAGAGCATGCTGGAAAACCAGCCGATCGAAATCTATGGCGAAGGCAAGATGAGCCGCGATTTCACCTATATCGACGATCTTGTCGAGGCGATCGTGCGGCTTTCGGCGATTATACCTTCGGAAGAAAACCGCATCGCCGACGACAGGATCGAGACGCTGTCTCGCCAGGCGCCGTTCCGCGTCGTCAATATCGGCGGCGGCCAGCCTGTCAGCCTGATGGACTTCGTGGAGACCGTGGAACAAGCGCTCGGCAAGCCGGCGCAGCGCAAGATGCTGCCGATGCAGAAGGGCGACGTGCCGCGCACCTTCGCAAGCCCGGACCTGCTTGCCGCCCTGACGGGTTACAAGCCCGATACGAAGCTTGAAACCGGCGTCAGCGCCTTTGTCGAATGGTATCTGGAAGCCCGCCGGGAACTGGAGCCGTGA